The following are encoded together in the Deltaproteobacteria bacterium genome:
- a CDS encoding spore maturation protein, with translation MLNAIWLGLILASVVCAAFTGRMEATKLAALEGARSGLTIVLDLLGAMVLFLGLMRVAQDGGLLRAVARGLAPLLRRLFPDVPPEHPAMGAMIMNLASNVLGLGNAATPFGLKAMVELGKLNRTPGAASDSMALFLAINATSVSLFPTGVIAIRAGMGSTLPDAVWGPTLLATTASTLTAVLLCFALRRLPVFAPRALDPAEALPEPAPGPAAVEIPALPPRPGPAARAARAVVLGFAALLAIALGRHLLALPPGTGTGGALLDLLGAWFLPIFIAALLLIGLAGRVPVYERAVEGGREGLEVAARIVPFLVMILAALAMLRASGALDLLVRAIDPLTGPLGFPAEALPMTLLRPLSGSGAYGVMVELMKTHGPDSFVGLLAGALNGSTETTFYVLTLYLGAARVRDARYILIACLTGDVAGFAVATAACRWLFPELA, from the coding sequence TTGCTCAACGCGATCTGGCTCGGCCTGATCCTGGCGTCGGTCGTGTGCGCCGCCTTCACGGGCCGCATGGAGGCGACCAAGCTCGCCGCCTTGGAAGGCGCCAGGAGCGGACTCACGATCGTCCTCGACCTGCTCGGGGCGATGGTGCTGTTCCTCGGGCTGATGCGGGTGGCCCAGGACGGCGGCCTGCTGCGCGCGGTCGCGCGCGGGCTCGCGCCGCTCCTGCGCCGGCTCTTCCCCGACGTCCCGCCCGAGCACCCCGCGATGGGCGCGATGATCATGAACCTCGCCTCGAACGTGCTCGGGCTCGGCAACGCCGCCACGCCCTTCGGGCTCAAGGCGATGGTCGAGCTCGGCAAGCTCAACCGCACGCCCGGTGCCGCCAGCGACTCGATGGCGCTGTTCCTCGCGATCAACGCCACGAGCGTGTCGCTCTTCCCGACCGGGGTGATCGCGATCCGCGCCGGCATGGGCTCGACCCTGCCCGACGCGGTCTGGGGACCGACCCTGCTCGCGACGACCGCCTCGACGCTCACGGCGGTGCTGCTCTGCTTCGCGCTGCGCCGGCTGCCCGTCTTCGCGCCGCGCGCCCTCGACCCGGCGGAGGCGCTACCCGAGCCGGCGCCCGGCCCCGCCGCGGTCGAGATCCCCGCGCTGCCGCCGCGGCCCGGCCCGGCGGCGCGCGCGGCGCGCGCCGTGGTGCTCGGCTTCGCCGCGCTGCTCGCGATCGCACTCGGGCGCCACCTCCTCGCCCTGCCGCCCGGCACCGGGACGGGCGGGGCCCTGCTCGACCTCCTCGGCGCCTGGTTCCTGCCGATCTTCATCGCCGCGCTGCTCCTGATCGGGCTCGCCGGGCGCGTCCCGGTGTACGAGCGCGCCGTCGAGGGCGGCCGGGAGGGACTCGAGGTGGCGGCGCGCATCGTCCCCTTCCTGGTGATGATCCTCGCCGCGCTCGCGATGCTGCGCGCCTCCGGCGCCCTCGACCTGCTGGTGCGCGCGATCGATCCCCTGACCGGGCCGCTCGGCTTCCCGGCCGAGGCGCTGCCGATGACGCTCCTGCGGCCGCTCTCCGGCTCCGGTGCCTACGGGGTGATGGTGGAGCTGATGAAGACGCACGGGCCCGATTCCTTCGTGGGCCTGCTCGCAGGTGCCCTCAACGGCTCGACCGAGACCACCTTCTACGTCCTCACCCTGTATCTCGGCGCCGCGCGCGTGCGCGACGCGCGCTACATCCTGATCGCCTGTCTGACCGGTGACGTGGCCGGCTTCGCTGTCGCCACCGCTGCGTGTCGCTGGCTGTTCCCGGAGCTCGCGTGA
- the coaD gene encoding pantetheine-phosphate adenylyltransferase, with protein sequence MGRALFAASFDPLTNGHLDLIHRARATFPELVVAVARNVEKHGTFTVDERLEILHAVLDGEPGIRITSFEGLLVDYARQIGARVLIRGLRAVSDFEYEFEMALMNKRMYPEIETLFMMTSQQFFYVSSSRLKELVRFGANVGDFVPSVVARKLEEKLGGRS encoded by the coding sequence ATGGGCCGCGCGCTCTTCGCTGCGAGCTTCGATCCGCTCACCAACGGGCATCTCGACCTGATCCACCGCGCGCGCGCGACCTTCCCCGAGCTGGTCGTGGCCGTGGCGCGCAACGTCGAGAAGCACGGCACCTTCACGGTCGACGAGCGGCTCGAGATCCTGCACGCGGTGCTCGACGGCGAGCCGGGCATCCGGATCACGTCGTTCGAAGGCCTGCTCGTCGACTACGCGCGGCAGATCGGCGCGCGCGTGCTGATCCGCGGCCTGCGGGCGGTCTCCGACTTCGAGTACGAGTTCGAGATGGCGCTCATGAACAAGCGCATGTACCCCGAGATCGAGACGCTGTTCATGATGACCAGCCAGCAGTTCTTCTACGTGAGCTCCTCGCGGCTGAAGGAGCTGGTGCGCTTCGGCGCGAACGTCGGGGACTTCGTGCCTTCCGTGGTCGCCAGGAAGCTCGAGGAGAAGCTCGGCGGCCGTTCGTGA
- a CDS encoding NDP-sugar synthase: protein MILAAGLGTRMRPFSELLPKPVLPVLGLPLVAWPLAWLARHGVTEVVLNLHHRSDALRAAAEAWAPPGLALRFSEEPALLGTGGGIRRAASFLRESDPCIVVSGDMICDLDLGALVARHRAHGDRATIALRSDPRAERFGTIGVDASGRVRRIARRFDLGGERAAGVNVSVYLFAARAFDSLPGREVFNHLDEWLAPELAAGAGDLRGELVPGEALLWEPVGTPAEYLAVNLRRPVVSYFDAVARALALGVRLEPDVVIGADARLGPGVRLRRAVVWGGESVPGGFAGEHGVFAGGRFHPCKPDAPEAPDG, encoded by the coding sequence ATGATCCTGGCCGCCGGCCTCGGCACCCGCATGCGGCCCTTCTCGGAGCTGCTCCCGAAGCCCGTCCTGCCCGTGCTCGGCCTCCCGCTGGTCGCCTGGCCGCTCGCGTGGCTGGCACGCCACGGTGTCACCGAGGTCGTGCTGAACCTGCACCACCGCTCGGACGCCCTGCGGGCCGCCGCCGAGGCGTGGGCGCCGCCCGGGCTCGCGCTCCGCTTCTCGGAGGAGCCGGCCCTGCTCGGGACCGGGGGAGGGATCCGGCGCGCCGCCTCCTTCCTCCGCGAGAGCGACCCCTGCATCGTCGTCTCCGGCGACATGATCTGCGACCTCGACCTCGGCGCGCTCGTCGCGCGCCACCGCGCTCACGGCGACCGCGCGACGATCGCCCTGCGCAGCGACCCGCGAGCCGAGCGCTTCGGTACGATCGGGGTCGACGCGTCCGGCCGCGTGCGGCGCATCGCGCGCCGCTTCGACCTCGGTGGGGAGCGGGCGGCGGGAGTCAACGTGAGCGTCTACCTGTTCGCGGCGCGTGCCTTCGACTCGTTGCCCGGGCGCGAGGTCTTCAACCACCTCGACGAGTGGCTCGCCCCCGAGCTGGCAGCGGGAGCCGGCGACCTGCGCGGCGAGCTCGTGCCGGGCGAGGCACTGCTCTGGGAGCCGGTCGGCACCCCCGCCGAGTACCTGGCGGTGAACCTGCGGCGGCCCGTGGTCTCCTACTTCGACGCGGTCGCGCGCGCCCTCGCGCTCGGCGTCCGCCTCGAGCCCGACGTCGTGATCGGCGCGGATGCACGGCTCGGTCCGGGCGTGCGGCTGCGACGCGCCGTCGTGTGGGGAGGGGAGTCCGTGCCGGGTGGCTTCGCCGGGGAGCACGGCGTGTTTGCGGGTGGCCGCTTCCACCCGTGCAAGCCCGACGCGCCGGAGGCACCTGACGGGTGA
- a CDS encoding anhydro-N-acetylmuramic acid kinase, with the protein MRVIGLMSGTSADAIDAALVEWPDGPAVRPFRLLAACEEPLERALQDRIHALAAGRLPGPEVLRALAALDVELADRFAAAAAAAARAAGVPLATVDVIASHGQTVAHHPELGASLQIGDPSRIAERTGVLTIADFRARDLAAGGEGAPLAPFFHHAVFASPDEGRLALNLGGIANVTWLPPGGDPEQVVAFDVGPANALLDGVVRRLTGERCDRDGAGARRGRVDAALLAELLDDDYLRRPPPKSTGRERYGLAEAEELADRWAGAGRSGDDLLATLVAFTATSVAHALRDFCGGTEAVARVLVGGGGARNPAVMDALREALPRAAVEPFDAAGVPADAAEAMAFALLGRNACLGLPNHLPRCTGARRAAVLGELAPAPVRRTALTRAG; encoded by the coding sequence ATGCGCGTGATCGGCCTCATGTCAGGCACCTCCGCCGACGCCATCGACGCGGCGCTGGTCGAGTGGCCCGACGGGCCCGCGGTGCGCCCGTTCCGGCTGCTCGCGGCCTGCGAGGAGCCGCTCGAGCGGGCGCTCCAGGACCGCATCCACGCCCTGGCCGCGGGCCGGCTGCCCGGTCCCGAGGTGCTGCGCGCGCTGGCTGCGCTCGACGTCGAGCTCGCCGACCGCTTCGCCGCCGCCGCCGCCGCCGCCGCGCGCGCGGCGGGCGTCCCGCTCGCCACGGTCGACGTGATCGCGAGCCACGGGCAGACCGTGGCGCACCACCCCGAGCTCGGGGCCTCGCTCCAGATCGGCGACCCCTCGCGCATCGCCGAGCGCACCGGCGTGCTCACGATCGCCGACTTCCGCGCCCGCGACCTGGCCGCCGGCGGCGAGGGCGCGCCGCTCGCGCCCTTCTTCCACCACGCGGTGTTCGCGAGCCCCGACGAGGGCCGCCTCGCGCTCAACCTGGGCGGGATCGCCAACGTCACCTGGCTGCCGCCCGGCGGCGATCCCGAGCAGGTCGTCGCCTTCGACGTCGGCCCGGCCAACGCGCTGCTCGACGGTGTCGTGCGCCGGCTCACCGGCGAGCGCTGCGACCGCGACGGGGCCGGCGCCCGGCGCGGCCGGGTAGACGCCGCTCTGCTGGCGGAGCTCCTCGACGACGACTACCTGCGCCGCCCGCCGCCGAAGTCGACCGGCCGCGAGCGCTACGGGCTGGCGGAGGCGGAGGAGCTGGCCGATCGCTGGGCGGGCGCGGGCCGCTCCGGCGACGACCTGCTCGCGACCCTGGTGGCCTTCACCGCGACCAGCGTGGCGCACGCGCTGCGCGACTTCTGCGGCGGCACGGAGGCCGTCGCGCGCGTGCTCGTCGGCGGCGGCGGCGCGCGCAACCCGGCCGTGATGGACGCGCTGCGCGAAGCGCTCCCGCGCGCCGCGGTCGAGCCCTTCGACGCGGCCGGCGTCCCGGCCGACGCCGCCGAGGCGATGGCCTTCGCGCTGCTCGGCCGCAACGCGTGCCTCGGCCTCCCGAACCACCTCCCCCGCTGCACGGGCGCGCGGCGGGCCGCCGTGCTCGGCGAGCTCGCTCCGGCACCCGTCCGGCGAACGGCGCTCACACGCGCAGGGTGA
- a CDS encoding MBL fold metallo-hydrolase — protein MRVVFVGTSDAFGAGGRRQAAIFVESSSGGVLLDCAPTTGSGLAALGIERLAVDVIALSHFHADHFAGVPQLVLASAYEDRRRRPLLVAGPPGVEARVHAAADAIGYGLRGRELPFPLRFVELPADALVDVGPVRLASFPVHHQAEVCPHGLRLEAAGRTIAYSGDTGWFEALPARLRGADLAICECTFLRPVFPYHLDYPTLAEHAPGFGCGRLVLTHLGPAMAERRGQLALETADDGLTLRV, from the coding sequence GTGAGGGTCGTCTTCGTCGGCACGAGCGACGCGTTCGGCGCCGGCGGACGGCGCCAGGCGGCGATCTTCGTCGAGAGCTCGAGCGGCGGCGTGCTCCTCGATTGCGCGCCGACCACCGGCAGCGGGCTCGCGGCGCTCGGCATCGAGCGCCTCGCGGTCGACGTGATCGCGCTCTCGCACTTCCACGCCGACCACTTCGCCGGCGTGCCCCAGCTCGTGCTGGCCTCGGCGTACGAGGACCGGCGGCGCCGGCCGTTGCTCGTCGCCGGACCGCCCGGGGTGGAGGCGCGCGTGCACGCGGCCGCCGACGCGATCGGCTACGGGCTCCGCGGCCGCGAGCTGCCCTTCCCCCTGCGCTTCGTCGAGCTCCCCGCGGACGCGCTCGTCGACGTCGGTCCGGTACGGCTCGCGAGCTTCCCGGTGCACCACCAGGCCGAGGTCTGCCCGCACGGGCTGCGCCTCGAGGCCGCCGGCCGCACGATCGCCTACAGCGGCGACACGGGCTGGTTCGAGGCGCTCCCGGCGCGCCTGCGCGGCGCCGATCTCGCGATCTGCGAGTGCACCTTCCTGCGGCCGGTCTTTCCCTACCACCTCGACTACCCGACGCTCGCCGAGCACGCACCCGGCTTCGGGTGCGGCCGGCTCGTGCTCACCCATCTCGGCCCCGCCATGGCCGAGCGTCGCGGCCAGCTCGCCCTCGAGACCGCCGACGACGGCCTCACCCTGCGCGTGTGA
- a CDS encoding lytic transglycosylase domain-containing protein, translated as MAHHHPRPLLLVWVASLLLVAAPCSRAPGDGAAQDPAAASVDARDPAVAAAQALFAPLARQMGEAERGALARALVEASREHGLEPALVLAVIEVESRFDPFAVSHKGALGLMQILPSTGAPIARRLGIPWRGPQTLFDPHANLRIGVAYLRELIDRYANVRAALAAYNWGPGEIDARLRQGDVLPASYPERVLDAYSSGRRTDS; from the coding sequence ATGGCCCACCACCACCCGCGACCGCTCCTGCTCGTTTGGGTCGCTTCGCTCCTGCTCGTGGCGGCGCCCTGCTCGCGGGCGCCCGGCGACGGCGCGGCCCAGGACCCCGCGGCCGCCAGCGTGGACGCCCGCGACCCCGCGGTCGCGGCCGCCCAGGCTCTGTTCGCTCCCCTCGCGCGCCAGATGGGCGAGGCCGAGCGGGGCGCACTGGCCCGCGCGCTGGTCGAGGCGAGCCGCGAGCACGGTCTCGAGCCCGCCCTGGTCCTCGCCGTGATCGAGGTGGAGAGCCGCTTCGATCCCTTCGCCGTCTCGCACAAGGGTGCCCTCGGGCTGATGCAGATCCTTCCGAGCACCGGCGCTCCGATCGCCCGCCGCCTCGGGATCCCCTGGCGTGGCCCGCAGACCCTCTTCGATCCCCACGCGAACCTCCGCATCGGCGTCGCCTACCTGCGCGAGCTGATCGATCGCTACGCGAACGTGCGCGCGGCGCTCGCCGCCTACAACTGGGGGCCCGGCGAGATCGACGCGCGCCTGCGCCAGGGTGACGTCCTGCCGGCGAGCTACCCCGAGCGCGTGCTCGACGCCTACTCGAGCGGACGCCGCACCGACTCCTGA
- a CDS encoding helix-turn-helix domain-containing protein codes for MSTAAIERIKKKLPERLAEVRGDRSQRQFARELGVFQQNVNRYENGTTPHADFLITLAVKEAVSLDWLLLGRGKMRTKGR; via the coding sequence ATGAGTACCGCGGCCATCGAACGGATCAAGAAGAAGCTTCCCGAGCGCCTCGCCGAGGTCCGTGGCGATCGTTCGCAGCGCCAGTTCGCACGCGAGCTCGGCGTCTTCCAGCAGAACGTGAACCGCTACGAGAACGGCACGACCCCCCATGCGGATTTCCTGATCACGCTCGCCGTGAAGGAGGCCGTGTCGCTCGACTGGCTCCTGCTCGGCAGGGGCAAGATGCGCACCAAGGGCCGCTGA
- the coaBC gene encoding bifunctional phosphopantothenoylcysteine decarboxylase/phosphopantothenate--cysteine ligase CoaBC, whose product MPADEQPGRTVSASAGSARRRVLLAVSGGIAAYKTPELVRALVREGASVRCALTAAAARFVSPLALQTVSGHAVRSDLFDAEQEGAIDHIALADETDLVVVAPATANLLAKLAHGLAGDLVSTLLLATRAPLLVAPAMNVHMWRHPATQANVERLRGRGVRFVGPEAGPLACGWEGEGRMAEPDAIAAEAASLLAPKPLAGERFVVTAGGTREPIDPVRVVANRSSGKMGYAIAAEAARRGGEVVLVSGPSALPAPPGVRVTAVETALEMRDAVRAALPGCTVFVGAAAVADFRPVAAAADKIKKEALGEARLVIELERTPDILLEVGELSAREGGRRLVIGFAAESRDLLAAARAKLARKRCDLIVANDVTRAGAGFDADTNAVSFVWPGGDVEELPLLPKREVAERLLDRVEKLREGRR is encoded by the coding sequence ATGCCGGCCGACGAGCAGCCCGGGCGAACCGTTTCCGCTTCCGCCGGGAGCGCGCGCCGGCGCGTCCTGCTCGCGGTCTCGGGCGGCATCGCGGCCTACAAGACGCCCGAGCTGGTGCGTGCGCTGGTGCGCGAGGGAGCCAGCGTGCGCTGCGCGCTGACGGCCGCCGCGGCCCGCTTCGTCTCTCCGCTCGCCCTGCAGACGGTCTCCGGCCATGCGGTACGTAGCGACCTCTTCGACGCCGAGCAGGAGGGCGCGATCGACCACATCGCGCTGGCCGACGAGACGGACCTCGTCGTGGTGGCGCCCGCCACCGCGAACCTGCTCGCGAAGCTCGCGCACGGACTCGCGGGCGACCTGGTGTCGACGCTGCTGCTCGCCACCCGCGCGCCGCTGCTGGTGGCGCCGGCGATGAACGTCCACATGTGGCGGCACCCGGCGACCCAGGCGAACGTCGAGCGGCTGCGCGGGCGCGGGGTGCGCTTCGTCGGACCCGAGGCGGGCCCGCTCGCCTGCGGCTGGGAGGGCGAGGGGCGGATGGCCGAGCCGGACGCGATCGCGGCCGAGGCCGCGAGCCTGCTCGCGCCGAAGCCGCTCGCCGGCGAGCGTTTCGTGGTCACGGCCGGCGGCACCCGCGAGCCGATCGACCCGGTGCGGGTCGTCGCGAACCGCTCGTCGGGGAAGATGGGCTACGCGATCGCGGCCGAGGCCGCGCGCCGGGGGGGCGAGGTCGTCCTGGTCTCGGGCCCGAGCGCGCTGCCCGCACCGCCCGGCGTCCGCGTCACCGCCGTGGAGACGGCGCTCGAGATGCGCGACGCGGTGCGCGCCGCGCTGCCCGGCTGCACCGTCTTCGTCGGCGCCGCCGCGGTGGCGGACTTCCGGCCGGTGGCGGCGGCTGCGGACAAGATCAAGAAGGAGGCGCTCGGCGAGGCGCGGCTCGTGATCGAGCTCGAGCGGACGCCCGACATCCTCCTCGAGGTGGGTGAGCTGAGCGCCCGCGAGGGCGGGCGGCGCCTGGTGATCGGCTTCGCCGCCGAGAGCCGCGACCTCCTGGCGGCCGCGCGCGCGAAGCTCGCGCGCAAGCGCTGCGACCTGATCGTGGCGAACGACGTCACCCGTGCGGGCGCCGGCTTCGACGCCGACACCAACGCCGTGTCGTTCGTCTGGCCCGGCGGCGACGTCGAGGAGCTGCCGCTGCTTCCCAAACGCGAGGTGGCCGAGCGGCTCCTGGACCGCGTCGAGAAGCTGCGCGAGGGGCGCCGGTGA
- a CDS encoding phosphotransferase encodes MTGPEEPALEAELRALARRALGVEALGLERLAGGLGHRRFYRLRLAGPPGSCVARVDRGRPAPGVLPEPPLEPTRAFLEAQGLPVPKRLGGDASGIDLLEDVGSHPLAAFADAPVVTRRALYEEACALLPRLQRLRDPAGRVPAFGRRLDGELLALKARRFCAASLPALLGRAPTPAEQTVVADAFEVVRAAVADAPLRFAHRDFQAANLLVDEARPPGARLVMIDLQGAFLAPPEYDLVCLLRDSYLVLPDPEVQRLAEQVRPALPGPPPAEAFALRFDLLTIARKSKDHALFHEVAARGDPSWLRFAPATLGYLRAAAARLTPRDPRLARFAALLDGGGGACAR; translated from the coding sequence GTGACGGGCCCCGAGGAGCCCGCGCTCGAAGCCGAGCTGCGAGCGCTCGCCCGGCGTGCGCTCGGGGTCGAGGCGCTCGGCCTCGAGCGGCTCGCGGGCGGGCTCGGCCACCGCCGCTTCTACCGGCTGCGCCTGGCGGGCCCACCGGGCTCGTGCGTGGCCCGGGTGGACCGCGGCCGGCCGGCGCCCGGCGTCCTGCCCGAGCCGCCGCTCGAGCCGACCCGCGCCTTCCTCGAGGCCCAGGGCCTGCCGGTGCCGAAGCGGCTCGGGGGCGATGCCTCCGGCATCGACCTCCTCGAGGACGTGGGCTCGCACCCGCTCGCCGCTTTCGCGGACGCGCCGGTTGTCACGCGGCGTGCGCTCTACGAGGAGGCCTGCGCGCTCCTCCCGCGCCTGCAGCGCCTGCGTGACCCGGCGGGGCGCGTGCCGGCCTTCGGCCGGCGGCTCGACGGCGAGCTCCTCGCCCTGAAGGCGCGCCGCTTCTGCGCCGCGAGCCTGCCCGCGCTGCTCGGGCGCGCGCCCACCCCGGCCGAGCAGACGGTCGTCGCCGACGCCTTCGAGGTGGTGCGCGCGGCGGTGGCGGATGCCCCGCTGCGCTTCGCCCACCGCGACTTCCAGGCAGCCAACCTGCTCGTCGACGAGGCCCGCCCGCCCGGCGCCCGGCTCGTCATGATCGACCTGCAGGGCGCCTTCCTGGCGCCGCCCGAGTACGACCTCGTGTGCCTGCTGCGCGACTCCTACCTGGTGCTGCCCGACCCCGAGGTGCAGCGGCTCGCCGAGCAGGTGCGCCCCGCGCTCCCGGGGCCGCCGCCCGCCGAGGCCTTCGCGCTGCGCTTCGACCTGCTCACGATCGCGCGCAAGAGCAAGGACCACGCCCTGTTCCACGAGGTCGCCGCGCGCGGCGACCCGAGCTGGCTGCGCTTCGCGCCCGCGACGCTCGGCTACCTGCGCGCGGCCGCGGCGCGGCTGACGCCACGCGATCCGCGGCTCGCCCGCTTCGCCGCGCTCCTGGACGGGGGAGGCGGCGCGTGCGCGCGATGA